From a single Anomaloglossus baeobatrachus isolate aAnoBae1 chromosome 4, aAnoBae1.hap1, whole genome shotgun sequence genomic region:
- the LOC142302970 gene encoding olfactory receptor 5A2-like: MQENNVTSVNEFFLLGFQVSQNCRFFLFFLLLGIYCVLICGNLLIIALVSTSKNLNTPMYFFISQLSISDILLPTNIVPNTLCILLNNGGTITFIGCMTQFYFFCGTEIFECLLLTVMSYDRYVAICNPLHYVSIITSSFCVNLDILFWFLSFFIGFIDTLAASRLKFCGPNIIDHFFCDIVPLQDIACSDLFPLKLQLYLLSIPLLIVPNIIIVLSYGNIVRAILRIPSNISRQKAFSTCSSHLTVVSIFYLTLFSVYVLPTNEETSQVNKIMSLLYTVFTPLINPIIYSFRNKDIKKAIKETFEKYL, from the coding sequence ATGCAGGAGAACAATGTGACTTCGGTCAATGAGTTTTTTCTTTTAGGATTTCAAGTCAGCCAGAATTGTAgatttttccttttctttcttctcCTCGGGATTTATTGTGTGTTAATATGTGGAAACCTCCTGATCATCGCCCTGGTGTCCACCAGTAAGAACCTCAACACCCCAATGTACTTCTTCATCTCACAACTATCCATCAGTGACATCTTGTTACCCACAAATATTGTCCCCAACACTTTATGCATTCTACTGAATAATGGGGGGACCATTACTTTTATCGGCTGTATGACTCAGTTTTATTTTTTCTGTGGCACAGAAATATTTGAATGTCTTCTTCTCACAGTGATGTCCTATGACCGATATGTGGCCATCTGTAATCCACTTCATTATGTGTCCATCATAACAAGCTCATTTTGTGTGAATTTGGATATTTTGTTTTGGTTTCTTAGTTTTTTTATTGGATTCATCGACACTTTAGCAGCATCAAGGCTGAAGTTCTGTGGGCCGAATATCATTGACCATTTCTTCTGTGACATTGTTCCCTTACAGGACATTGCCTGCTCTGATTTATTTCCTTTAAAACTACAACTGTATTTACTAAGTATTCCACTATTGATTGTTCCCAACATAATAATTGTTCTTTCTTATGGTAACATTGTCCGCGCCATCTTAAGAATTCCATCTAATATCAGTAGacagaaagccttctccacctgcagctcccacctcactGTGGTCTCCATATTTTACCTGACTCTCTTCAGTGTGTATGTTCTTCCAACAAATGAAGAAACATCACAAGTTAATAAAATCATGTCCTTATTATACACTGTATTTACACCATTAATTAATCCCATTATTTATAGCTTTAGAAATAAAGACATTAAGAAAGCCATTAAAGAAACCTTTGAGAAATATCTCTGA